In Caldalkalibacillus thermarum, the genomic window TTGCTGGAAGCAGCCAAGATTGATGGCGCTTCGAAATGGCAGCAATTAATCCGCATTAAAATTCCATTGATGATTACCGCCTTTACCATTAGTGTGTTTTTAACCTTGCAACGCAGCTTTGTCGTTTACGAAGTCAACTTGTCCTTGACCAACGGAGGTCCGTTCCGTTCCACAGAGCTGCTGGCCATGCATGTTTATAACGAAGCTTTTTTATATCAAAACTTTGGGCCGGGACAAGCTAAAGCGTTTATTCTCTTTCTGGTTGTGGCGGCCATTGCCCTCATTCAGGTAAGAGCCATGAAAAAGTTGGAGGTGGAGGCCTGATGAAGAACAAAACTTCGACGTTGGTCAAACCAGAAAGCAACGTGATCCTCAAAAAAAGGCCGTTGAAAAAGGGCAGCAAAGGGCTCATCTTATTTTTGCTGTCCAGCATCCTGTTGGTTGTGTATATTTTCCCCTTCGCCCTGGTCGTTTTAAATTCGTTCAAGGCCCGCGTCGATATCGTGCAAAACCCTTTTTCACTGCCGGAGCGGTTGAGTCTGGACAACTACATTTGGGCTTACCAAACCATGAACTTTTCAGCGGCTTTTATCAATTCACTCATTATTACTGTTTTTTCCGTAGTGATTATTATTGTGTTTTCTTCTATGTTGGCCTACTTTTTAGTCCGTTGGAAGTGGAAGATGAATCACCTGAATCCGTGAGGATTCATCTATTAATCCCTCACCTGCTTTGGTACAATGGGAATAAGTATAATCAGACTCTCCCACCTGGCAGGTGAAAAGGATGCGGTTTATTATTAAAGCCTCTCATGAAC contains:
- a CDS encoding carbohydrate ABC transporter permease, which encodes MKNKTSTLVKPESNVILKKRPLKKGSKGLILFLLSSILLVVYIFPFALVVLNSFKARVDIVQNPFSLPERLSLDNYIWAYQTMNFSAAFINSLIITVFSVVIIIVFSSMLAYFLVRWKWKMNHLNP